One window from the genome of Anopheles merus strain MAF chromosome 3R, AmerM5.1, whole genome shotgun sequence encodes:
- the LOC121596079 gene encoding angiotensin-converting enzyme-like isoform X1, whose protein sequence is MKFTVMGTISRASQSVSQSRGFLVRSSTENNERFSPRPSDALKSTSCLLRQRIICRLMIVSQTSNDNLSEAIQFLREYDREAAEMCNRVANAEWRFSTNATEYNKRRMREQQNLASKLECISWRRAVSFDSSRIIDTSIRRQLGRIVQQGRCGLGDTKYAELQHVLMLLKDNYNGAKVCPFRRGGSEATDLGTFSSAGGGVGYPSSNYVSAYTGYCDLKINSDLTRIMETSRSEPELRYYWVAWREKTGPPVRNTFMRYLNLANQAAEQHGFHDAGEQMRSVYEDGDFFFTVNDLWGQLQPLYKQLFTFVRKGLIRQYGEHVIRRDGPLPAHLLGNMWGQNWRHIMEIIKPGPPETPDVSGEMVRQGYTPMKIFQTAEEFFTSIGLSPMAPEFWRNSVLQKPNDGTGQCSASAWDFCNKVDFRIKQCTQVSLDDFIGAHHEMTHIQYYMQYAGQPYLYREGPNPAFHEALANAITLSVGGPAHLQKIGLLNSPVTVANGNSMVNIEYLLNLALDKLPFMAFSLALEKWRWYVFEKGPVGMNARWWELRLRYQGVIPPTGRGFEHFDAGAKYHVISDQDYIKYFVATVLQFQIYSELCQAAQHFGPLHTCDIYRSREAGRILSDVMQQGASLSSAQLIKLLTRGKSSRLSVDPLLEFFRPLEAWLEAQNRDEQIIGWSSTMEDVALFQPLLGRNGQTANASSFTLMLLLGLITWGLVLHIKQA, encoded by the exons ATGAAGTTCACTGTCATGGGTACGATCAGCCGggccagtcagtcagtcagtcagtctcGGGGGTTTCTCGTTCGATCATCAACCGAAAATAATGAACGTTTCAGTCCTAGGCCCTCAGACGCACTTAAATCAACAAGCTGTTTGCTTAGGCAACGCATTATTTGCCGTTTAATGATTGTGTCGCAG ACGAGCAATGATAATCTGTCCGAGGCGATCCAGTTTTTGCGTGAATATGATCGCGAGGCGGCGGAAATGTGCAACCGTGTGGCGAATGCGGAATGGCGCTTTTCCACCAACGCCACGGAGTACAACAAGCGCCGTATGCGCGAGCAGCAAAATTTGGCCTCAAAGCTCGAGTGCATTAGCTGGCGGAGGGCCGTATCCTTCGATTCGTCGCGCATAATCGACACCAGCATTCGGAGGCAGCTTGGTCGGATCGTGCAGCAGGGCAGATGCGGTCTGGGCGATACCAAGTACGCTGAGCTGCAGCACGTGTTGATGCTGCTGAAGGATAACTACAACGGAGCGAAAGTGTGTCCGTTTCGACGCGGTGGATCGGAAGCAACCGATCTGGGAACGTTTTCTTCGGCGGGCGGCGGTGTGGGCTATCCGAGCTCGAACTATGTGTCGGCGTACACGGGGTATTGCGATCTGAAGATTAACTCCGATTTGACGCGCATTATGGAGACGAGTCGTTCGGAGCCGGAGCTACGATACTACTGGGTGGCGTGGCGTGAAAAGACGGGACCGCCCGTTAGGAACACCTTCATGCGGTATCTTAACCTCGCGAACCAGGCAGCCGAGCAGCACGGATTCCACGATGCGGGAGAGCAGATGCGCTCGGTGTACGAGGATGGGGACTTTTTCTTCACCGTCAATGATCTCTGGGGACAGCTGCAGCCACTGTACAAGCAGCTGTTCACGTTCGTCCGCAAGGGGCTGATCCGTCAGTATGGGGAGCACGTGATCCGACGGGACGGTCCACTGCCCGCCCATCTGCTCGGTAACATGTGGGGTCAAAATTGGCGCCACATCATGGAGATCATCAAGCCGGGACCGCCTGAAACACCGGACGTGTCGGGCGAGATGGTACGCCAGGGATACACGCCGATGAAAATATTCCAAACGGCGGAAGAGTTCTTTACCTCCATCGGGCTGTCACCGATGGCGCCGGAGTTTTGGCGCAATTCCGTGCTGCAGAAACCGAACGACGGTACCGGGCAGTGCAGTGCTTCGGCCTGGGATTTCTGCAACAAGGTGGACTTTCGCATCAAACAGTGCACGCAGGTGTCGTTGGACGATTTCATCGGAGCTCACCATGAGATGACGCACATTCAGTACTACATGCAGTACGCCGGCCAACCGTACCTGTACCGGGAGGGGCCGAATCCTGCGTTTCACGAAGCGCTGGCCAATGCGATTACGCTGAGTGTCGGCGGGCCGGCTCATTTGCAGAAGATCGGGCTGCTTAACAGCCCGGTCACGGTGGCGAATGGGAACAGTATGGTTAATATCGAGTATCTGTTGAACCTGGCGCTGGATAAGCTGCCTTTTATGGCGTTCAGTTTAGCACTGGAAAAG TGGCGTTGGTACGTGTTCGAAAAGGGCCCGGTCGGTATGAATGCACGCTGGTGGGAGCTACGGTTGCGCTACCAGGGAGTAATACCCCCAACGGGACGAGGATTCGAACACTTTGATGCTGGGGCAAAGTATCACGTGATATCTGATCAGGACTACATCAAGTATTTCGTGGCGACCGTGCTGCAGTTTCAGATATACTCCGAGCTTTGTCAAGCGGCACAACATTTCGGGCCGCTTCACACGTGCGATATCTATCGATCACGTGAAGCAGGTCGAATTTTAAG CGATGTTATGCAACAAGGTGCGTCCCTATCATCGGCTCAACTGATAAAACTGCTAACACGTGGGAAATCGTCGCGGCTGTCCGTTGATCCATTGTTGGAGTTCTTCCGTCCACTGGAAGCATGGTTGGAAGCACAGAATCGCGATGAGCAG ATAATTGGTTGGAGCTCTACGATGGAAGATGTGGCACTATTTCAACCTTTGTTGGGGCGAAATGGGCAAACTGCGAACGCCTCTAGCTTCACGTTGATGCTTCTGCTCGGATTGATAACGTGGGGTCTTGTTTTACACATAAAGCAAGCTTAA
- the LOC121596079 gene encoding angiotensin-converting enzyme-like isoform X2 — protein MEHVWFCCTLLVVLVNGQISDLRYTETSNDNLSEAIQFLREYDREAAEMCNRVANAEWRFSTNATEYNKRRMREQQNLASKLECISWRRAVSFDSSRIIDTSIRRQLGRIVQQGRCGLGDTKYAELQHVLMLLKDNYNGAKVCPFRRGGSEATDLGTFSSAGGGVGYPSSNYVSAYTGYCDLKINSDLTRIMETSRSEPELRYYWVAWREKTGPPVRNTFMRYLNLANQAAEQHGFHDAGEQMRSVYEDGDFFFTVNDLWGQLQPLYKQLFTFVRKGLIRQYGEHVIRRDGPLPAHLLGNMWGQNWRHIMEIIKPGPPETPDVSGEMVRQGYTPMKIFQTAEEFFTSIGLSPMAPEFWRNSVLQKPNDGTGQCSASAWDFCNKVDFRIKQCTQVSLDDFIGAHHEMTHIQYYMQYAGQPYLYREGPNPAFHEALANAITLSVGGPAHLQKIGLLNSPVTVANGNSMVNIEYLLNLALDKLPFMAFSLALEKWRWYVFEKGPVGMNARWWELRLRYQGVIPPTGRGFEHFDAGAKYHVISDQDYIKYFVATVLQFQIYSELCQAAQHFGPLHTCDIYRSREAGRILSDVMQQGASLSSAQLIKLLTRGKSSRLSVDPLLEFFRPLEAWLEAQNRDEQIIGWSSTMEDVALFQPLLGRNGQTANASSFTLMLLLGLITWGLVLHIKQA, from the exons ATGGAGCACGTTTGGTTCTGCTGCACTCTGCTCGTAGTGCTCGTGAATGGTCAAATCAGTGATCTTCGTTATacagag ACGAGCAATGATAATCTGTCCGAGGCGATCCAGTTTTTGCGTGAATATGATCGCGAGGCGGCGGAAATGTGCAACCGTGTGGCGAATGCGGAATGGCGCTTTTCCACCAACGCCACGGAGTACAACAAGCGCCGTATGCGCGAGCAGCAAAATTTGGCCTCAAAGCTCGAGTGCATTAGCTGGCGGAGGGCCGTATCCTTCGATTCGTCGCGCATAATCGACACCAGCATTCGGAGGCAGCTTGGTCGGATCGTGCAGCAGGGCAGATGCGGTCTGGGCGATACCAAGTACGCTGAGCTGCAGCACGTGTTGATGCTGCTGAAGGATAACTACAACGGAGCGAAAGTGTGTCCGTTTCGACGCGGTGGATCGGAAGCAACCGATCTGGGAACGTTTTCTTCGGCGGGCGGCGGTGTGGGCTATCCGAGCTCGAACTATGTGTCGGCGTACACGGGGTATTGCGATCTGAAGATTAACTCCGATTTGACGCGCATTATGGAGACGAGTCGTTCGGAGCCGGAGCTACGATACTACTGGGTGGCGTGGCGTGAAAAGACGGGACCGCCCGTTAGGAACACCTTCATGCGGTATCTTAACCTCGCGAACCAGGCAGCCGAGCAGCACGGATTCCACGATGCGGGAGAGCAGATGCGCTCGGTGTACGAGGATGGGGACTTTTTCTTCACCGTCAATGATCTCTGGGGACAGCTGCAGCCACTGTACAAGCAGCTGTTCACGTTCGTCCGCAAGGGGCTGATCCGTCAGTATGGGGAGCACGTGATCCGACGGGACGGTCCACTGCCCGCCCATCTGCTCGGTAACATGTGGGGTCAAAATTGGCGCCACATCATGGAGATCATCAAGCCGGGACCGCCTGAAACACCGGACGTGTCGGGCGAGATGGTACGCCAGGGATACACGCCGATGAAAATATTCCAAACGGCGGAAGAGTTCTTTACCTCCATCGGGCTGTCACCGATGGCGCCGGAGTTTTGGCGCAATTCCGTGCTGCAGAAACCGAACGACGGTACCGGGCAGTGCAGTGCTTCGGCCTGGGATTTCTGCAACAAGGTGGACTTTCGCATCAAACAGTGCACGCAGGTGTCGTTGGACGATTTCATCGGAGCTCACCATGAGATGACGCACATTCAGTACTACATGCAGTACGCCGGCCAACCGTACCTGTACCGGGAGGGGCCGAATCCTGCGTTTCACGAAGCGCTGGCCAATGCGATTACGCTGAGTGTCGGCGGGCCGGCTCATTTGCAGAAGATCGGGCTGCTTAACAGCCCGGTCACGGTGGCGAATGGGAACAGTATGGTTAATATCGAGTATCTGTTGAACCTGGCGCTGGATAAGCTGCCTTTTATGGCGTTCAGTTTAGCACTGGAAAAG TGGCGTTGGTACGTGTTCGAAAAGGGCCCGGTCGGTATGAATGCACGCTGGTGGGAGCTACGGTTGCGCTACCAGGGAGTAATACCCCCAACGGGACGAGGATTCGAACACTTTGATGCTGGGGCAAAGTATCACGTGATATCTGATCAGGACTACATCAAGTATTTCGTGGCGACCGTGCTGCAGTTTCAGATATACTCCGAGCTTTGTCAAGCGGCACAACATTTCGGGCCGCTTCACACGTGCGATATCTATCGATCACGTGAAGCAGGTCGAATTTTAAG CGATGTTATGCAACAAGGTGCGTCCCTATCATCGGCTCAACTGATAAAACTGCTAACACGTGGGAAATCGTCGCGGCTGTCCGTTGATCCATTGTTGGAGTTCTTCCGTCCACTGGAAGCATGGTTGGAAGCACAGAATCGCGATGAGCAG ATAATTGGTTGGAGCTCTACGATGGAAGATGTGGCACTATTTCAACCTTTGTTGGGGCGAAATGGGCAAACTGCGAACGCCTCTAGCTTCACGTTGATGCTTCTGCTCGGATTGATAACGTGGGGTCTTGTTTTACACATAAAGCAAGCTTAA
- the LOC121596080 gene encoding endoplasmic reticulum junction formation protein lunapark-B produces the protein MGVILSRFRKEKSTFQKLEELEEKIKSLEAYTISTQERRKRFVGRFLVTSIVLYIVGSLIFYFVFFPPTWNERIVYSVPLLICPILIFVLKRVLAWHYERKLRLNANKLKDLRADKKKILENVMEKETYKVAVEILDKFGEKSHRIQTQAFAASLTPQRGPKPMPVGQPAAAARMPTPVMPQRQISPPSVAVRPATPVTPQMRPSGPMHHTPQTAPGMMIRAPPSHLQQSPMYGARGSMPYRRTPFPIINQNEKGVLEKMVDYLVGDGPTNRFAMICSECCMHNGMVLKEEYEYTAFRCAFCNALNPAKKQRPVAPRLPYEQEQLDRLSQKPDTSSESEAEEGDDRSSGSSQSGEPRSPGVGEEEPFEPEEQVKQEEMRNLATSETESSADAGEASGEKLLPTDGEPAESSTPDSTEVPSRPETVGSKKVD, from the exons ATGGGGGTCATTTTGTCCAGATTTCGG AAAGAGAAAAGCACTTTCCAGAAATTGGAAGAATTGGAGGAAAAAATCAAGAGTCTCGAAGCGTACACAATCAGCACCCAGGAGCGGCGGAAACGCTTCGTTGGCCGATTTTTAGTCACATCGATCGTGCTGTACATCGTCGGGTCGTTGATATTTTACTTCGTCTTCTTCCCGCCAACGTGGAATGAACGGATCGTCTATTCCGTCCCACTACTCATTTGTCCTATACT CATCTTCGTCCTAAAACGGGTACTAGCATGGCACTACGAACGCAAGTTACGCTTAAACGCGAACAAACTGAAGGATCTTCGGGCGGACAAAAAGAAGATCCTAGAGAACGTGATGGAAAAGGAGACGTACAAGGTGGCGGTTGAGATTTTGGACAAATTCGGCGAAAAATCGCATCGCATTCAAACGCAAGCATTCGCCGCTTCGCTGACGCCTCAGCGTGGCCCTAAGCCGATGCCCGTGGGACAGCCTGCGGCAGCCGCACGAATGCCGACCCCGGTCATGCCCCAAAGGCAAATATCTCCTCCCTCGGTGGCGGTTCGACCGGCAACACCGGTGACACCGCAGATGCGCCCCAGCGGTCCAATGCATCACACACCGCAAACGGCACCGGGCATGATGATAAGGGCCCCGCCGTCCCATCTGCAGCAAAGCCCTATGTATGGTGCGCGTGGTAGTATGCCGTACCGAAGGACGCCGTTCCCCATCATCAACCAGAACGAGAAGGGCGTGCTGGAGAAGATGGTGGACTATTTGGTGGGCGATGGACCGACGAATCGGTTTGCTATGATTTGCAGCGAATGTTGCATGCACAAcg GCATGGTTCTGAAGGAAGAGTATGAGTACACTGCTTTCCGGTGTGCTTTTTGTAATGCATTGAATCCGGCGAAAAAGCAGCGTCCCGTCGCTCCCCGGCTCCCATACGAACAGGAGCAGCTTGACAGACTTTCGCAAAAGCCTGACACAAGCTCTGAATCGGAAGCAGAAGAAGGAGATGATCGCTCCTCCGGTTCGTCGCAATCGGGCGAACCACGGAGCCCGGGTGTCGGTGAGGAAGAGCCAT ttgaaccagaagagcaaGTAAAGCAAGAAGAAATGCGAAACCTAGCAACTAGTGAAACGGAAAGCTCAGCCGATGCCGGTGAAGCAAGCGGCGAAAAGCTGCTCCCAACGGATGGAGAGCCAGCGGAGAGCAGTACACCCGACAGCACCGAAGTGCCAAGCAGACCGGAGACCGTCGGGTCGAAAAAAGTGGActga
- the LOC121596078 gene encoding GATOR complex protein MIOS, with protein MSQTVVELHWFPKYSDRFLTAASSEINLYQVKNDLIDNVEKSNINLDISKSTTATLIASESRYQFVRTVAPSYHGGGEINFAAGLPNGKVALCNFVAENNVEFTPRISRACTCIAWSELEPNFLAMGHDRNRSDNCITIWDTERGVPNQSSIVSMIGLSETAHSVCWDKTFPQVLIAGMSHKYIKMMDLRQNPIITTVANTRTVNGVCVAPNGRYLASYVENIINLWDLRSLEKPISQIQMQKSISQLSWCPTRSSVLSTLQRDSPLINLIDLHWPGSEMDGGEPHSVKRFVSPFQTTATTMMTSRVPSMAYLSWHPYDLERMLALSSVGNICDYRIPQRVAVSWDNNNNLFGNNGNDLRQFATPTRSSTPTDSLNQWNMDSSEEDIAETMQHRALKNYGLMADLQRNGDLVEKNDGLQAVWRMLGHMVKEDNKQGLKEILGVNNALDGPPMSQSEPVNTKWVDFSMCSGLVVYRSEQRDMAQLLCGWTFEREKEASFGAFLDELCAKREYTRAALLACFHFRVRLAIDILGRGADQASDPSSLLRVAAIALSGFSAERSELWRKQCGAARTQIDDPYLRCMFSFLAYEKDGFETVTNETQISLSDRMAFACNFLSDVKLAEYTKGMVANCIETGDLNGLLLTGATNDGISLLQSHLDRTEDVQTVALIAARFLTSELLANYRVQYWIATYRDMLDVWGLWEQRSQLDITLGSIRSPPRSSRSVFLLCNFCGKNVSMALQEDARLRGNATTMHKLSSCPHCRKPLPRCALCLLHMGTTMGAISQSQAIHGQIGWQSKPFSKWFSWCQTCRHGGHTEHLTEWFNQNTECPVTSCNCKCFAKDLPMPQFPRDKDSVS; from the exons ATGTCGCAAACCGTCGTGGAGCTGCACTGGTTCCCGAAGTATTCGGACCGATTTTTGACCGCGGCAAGTTCCGAAATCAATTTGTACCAGGTGAAGAACGATCTGATTGATAATGTGGAAAAGTCGA ACATAAATTTGGACATTTCCAAATCAACCACTGCCACGCTGATAGCTTCCGAGTCGCGTTATCAGTTTGTACGGACCGTAGCACCCTCGTACCATGGTGGAGGCGAAATCAACTTTGCAGCCGGACTGCCGAACGGAAAGGTCGCGTTATGTAACTTTGTCGCCGAAAACAATGTCGAATTCA CCCCAAGAATATCCCGAGCATGCACGTGTATTGCCTGGAGCGAGCTGGAACCGAACTTCCTGGCGATGGGACACGACCGGAATCGGTCCGACAACTGCATCACAATCTGGGACACGGAACGCGGTGTTCCGAATCAATCAT CAATTGTAAGCATGATTGGACTGTCGGAAACGGCACATTCTGTGTGCTGGGACAAAACATTCCCCCAGGTACTGATAGCAGGCATGAGCCACAAGTACATCAAAATGATGGATTTGAGAC AGAACCCAATCATCACGACGGTAGCAAACACACGAACGGTGAACGGAGTTTGCGTCGCTCCGAACGGTCGCTACCTGGCAAGCTACGTCGAAAACATTATAAACCTGTGGGACTTACGTTCGTTAGAGAAGCCGATCAGTCAGATACAGATGCAAAAGAGCATCAGCCAACTGTCCTGGTGCCCAACGCGTTCCTCCGTGCTGTCGACGCTTCAGCGCGATTCGCCGTTGATAAACTTGATCGATTTGCACTGGCCCGGCTCGGAGATGGACGGTGGCGAACCGCACTCAGTGAAACGGTTCGTTTCTCCCTTCCAAACAACGGCCACCACGATGATGACGAGCCGTGTGCCCTCGATGGCGTACCTTTCCTGGCATCCGTACGATCTCGAGCGGATGCTGGCACTGTCGAGCGTGGGCAACATTTGCGATTACCGCATTCCGCAGCGAGTGGCCGTATCGtgggacaacaacaacaatctgTTCGGTAACAACGGCAACGATCTGCGCCAGTTCGCTACGCCGACCCGTTCCTCGACGCCAACCGATTCGCTCAACCAGTGGAACATGGACAGCAGCGAGGAAGACATTGCCGAAACGATGCAGCATCGGGCGCTGAAGAACTATGGCCTGATGGCGGACCTGCAGCGCAATGGTGATTTGGTAGAAAAGAACGACGGATTACAGGCGGTTTGGCGCATGTTGGGCCACATGGTGAAGGAAGACAACAAGCAGGGGCTGAAAGAGATACTGGGCGTGAATAATGCACTGGACGGACCGCCGATGTCGCAATCCGAACCGGTCAACACGAAATGGGTCGATTTCAGCATGTGCAGCGGGTTGGTGGTGTACCGTAGCGAGCAGCGTGACATGGCCCAGCTGCTTTGCGGCTGGACGTTCGAGCGTGAGAAAGAAGCCTCGTTCGGTGCGTTCCTGGACGAGCTATGCGCCAAGCGCGAGTACACGCGGGCGGCCCTTCTGGCGTGCTTTCACTTTCGCGTACGGTTAGCGATCGACATTTTGGGCCGCGGAGCGGATCAAGCGTCCGATCCGAGCTCGCTGTTGCGTGTGGCCGCGATCGCACTGTCCGGCTTCTCCGCCGAACGGTCCGAGCTGTGGCGCAAGCAGTGCGGAGCGGCACGCACGCAAATCGACGATCCGTATTTGCGATgcatgttttcctttttggcgTACGAGAAGGACGGCTTCGAAACGGTCACGAATGAGACGCAAATTTCGCTGAGCGATCGGATGGCGTTCGCTTGCAACTTTCTGTCGGACGTGAAGCTGGCCGAATACACAAAGGGCATGGTGGCGAACTGCATCGAAACGGGCGACCTGAacgggctgctgctgacggGTGCCACAAACGACGGCATTAGCTTGCTGCAGAGTCACCTAGATCGGACGGAAGACGTTCAAACGGTCGCGCTAATTGCGGCCCGCTTTCTCACCTCGGAGCTGCTCGCCAACTATCGCGTGCAGTACTGGATTGCGACGTATCGGGACATGCTGGACGTGTGGGGCTTGTGGGAGCAACGATCCCAGCTGGACATAACGCTGGGCAGCATTCGGTCGCCACCGCGCAGCTCCCGGtcggtgtttttgttgtgcaaTTTTTGTGGCAAAAACGTCTCGATGGCACTGCAGGAAGATGCGCGTCTGCGCGGGAACGCAACCACCATGCATAAGCTGTCCTCCTGTCcacactgccgaaaaccgTTGCCCCGATGCGCACTCTGCCTGCTGCATATGGGCACGACGATGGGGGCGATATCGCAAAGCCAAGCCATCCACGGCCAGATCGGGTGGCAGTCGAAGCCGTTCTCGAAGTGGTTCAGTTGGTGCCAAACCTGCCGCCACGGTGGTCACACCGAGCATTTGACGGAGTGGTTCAACCAGAACACCGAGTGTCCGGTGACGTCGTGCAATTGCAAGTGCTTCGCCAAAGATCTGCCAATGCCGCAGTTTCCGCGCGACAAGGACAGCGTCTCCTGA